One window of the Rufibacter radiotolerans genome contains the following:
- a CDS encoding M1 family metallopeptidase has product MLPSRLLLPLLLLLSFTSFAQTLSYWQQEVNYKIEVALNDQNHTLTGKEQLEYVNHSPETLTFLYFHLWPNAYQDRNTAFAKQQLVNNDATFHFSPQEARGSISGLDFKVNGQPVKWELDPRNPDIMKLILNQPLAPGSRITVTTPFQVKLPDSFSRLGHVGQSYQISQWYPKPAVFDQEGWHPMPYLDQGEFYSEFGSFDVRITLPANYTVGATGELQNPQEQARMDSLALVTAARKEFDAQDLAFPPSAKATKTLHYKQDRIHDFAWFADKRFNVLKSEVKLPYSKRAVTTWLLFTNKDAGEWVKSVQDINDAVYSYSLWLGDYPYSQATAVDAALSAGAGMEYPMVTVTEPAAIIHEVGHNWFYGILGSNEREHPWLDEGINSYYEFRTKAQRSPYAGMVSSEVNQNFLGKLLSVDDLPPAGIDAPAYLSAASRGLDQPITGPAASFRSINYGTGVYLKTAQLFLYLEKYLGTARLDSAMHQYYRQWQFRHPAPKDLQAVLEKSTGESLGWFFQEYLPSTTIPDAHLKKVYASARETQVVVTETGKLLLPVQVAALNAEGQLLESYWTKPGQKEQTVTFTARGIDRVMLDPEYLFPELDRRDNQYRLGRLFPKDEPLHLQPLAGVERNDRKQLFWAPTAGYNSVDKLQVGAAFYNSLLTEHRFNYLVMPMYGFGSSHLTGLAEVRYRIPAQGFLRKVEISVQAQRFATFKAFTPSLTFKNRLNTPGTPRQQLSLAYHIVLDDLVTDLEAPRVAYQLFTENAIAGIKVDLDATMHRYRLIPSSPVILTEKGFTDYNPIRLRLSVDAWRKYQEDKEIRLRGFVGVMTGDQSPQNLFVLGLAGSPDYLKQTPFFNRQDMFTPSASNPAAIRQTDRQDGGFRNRVPVISKEWMATLNLTADLPVTPLAAYLDLGRIQEQDKLFYGTGLQWTFLRKAVQIYFPVAGSNYSGDLPKSFKDFTRNIRYSVDLQKLNPFRLLDEMQ; this is encoded by the coding sequence ATGCTGCCTTCCCGTCTCCTGCTCCCCCTGTTGCTCCTGCTTTCCTTTACCAGCTTTGCCCAAACGCTCTCGTACTGGCAGCAGGAAGTGAATTACAAAATTGAGGTCGCGCTCAATGATCAGAACCATACCCTCACGGGCAAAGAGCAACTGGAATACGTGAACCATTCCCCGGAGACGCTTACATTTCTGTACTTCCACCTGTGGCCCAACGCCTACCAGGACCGCAACACCGCCTTCGCCAAGCAGCAACTGGTAAACAATGATGCCACCTTTCATTTTTCGCCTCAAGAAGCCCGGGGTTCCATTTCAGGCCTTGATTTCAAAGTAAACGGGCAGCCGGTGAAATGGGAACTTGACCCTAGGAACCCGGATATCATGAAGCTCATCTTGAACCAGCCGCTGGCGCCAGGCAGCAGAATCACGGTCACTACGCCCTTCCAGGTGAAGCTACCCGATTCTTTCTCCCGGCTTGGGCATGTGGGGCAGTCTTACCAGATCTCGCAGTGGTACCCCAAGCCAGCCGTGTTTGACCAGGAAGGCTGGCACCCCATGCCGTATCTGGATCAGGGCGAGTTTTACTCGGAGTTCGGGTCATTTGATGTGCGCATTACCTTGCCCGCCAACTACACCGTGGGCGCCACCGGCGAATTGCAGAACCCGCAGGAACAAGCCCGCATGGATAGCCTGGCCCTGGTGACAGCCGCCAGGAAAGAGTTTGATGCGCAGGACCTGGCCTTTCCGCCTTCTGCGAAAGCCACCAAAACATTGCACTACAAACAAGACCGTATTCATGACTTCGCCTGGTTCGCGGACAAGCGGTTTAACGTGCTCAAAAGCGAAGTTAAATTGCCTTACTCCAAACGCGCGGTCACCACCTGGCTGCTGTTCACCAATAAAGACGCCGGGGAATGGGTAAAGTCGGTGCAGGACATCAATGATGCGGTGTATTCTTACTCCCTGTGGTTAGGTGACTATCCGTACAGTCAGGCTACGGCGGTAGATGCGGCTCTGAGTGCCGGCGCGGGAATGGAGTACCCTATGGTGACCGTCACCGAGCCAGCCGCCATTATTCATGAGGTGGGGCACAACTGGTTTTACGGTATTCTGGGCAGCAACGAGCGCGAGCACCCCTGGCTGGACGAGGGCATCAATTCTTACTATGAGTTCAGGACGAAGGCGCAGCGCAGCCCGTATGCCGGCATGGTCTCCAGTGAGGTGAACCAGAATTTTCTGGGCAAGCTGCTATCTGTGGATGACCTGCCACCCGCCGGCATTGACGCCCCGGCCTACCTGTCGGCGGCGAGCCGGGGACTTGACCAACCTATCACGGGTCCGGCGGCCTCGTTCAGGAGCATCAACTATGGCACCGGCGTTTACCTCAAAACCGCGCAGCTGTTTCTGTACCTGGAGAAGTATTTGGGTACTGCCCGCCTGGACAGCGCCATGCACCAGTATTACCGCCAGTGGCAGTTCCGGCACCCGGCGCCTAAGGACCTGCAGGCCGTGCTGGAAAAATCTACCGGGGAGTCTTTGGGTTGGTTTTTCCAGGAGTATCTGCCGTCTACCACTATCCCAGATGCGCATTTAAAAAAGGTGTATGCCTCTGCCCGCGAAACGCAGGTGGTAGTAACGGAGACCGGAAAGCTGCTGTTGCCAGTGCAGGTGGCCGCGCTAAACGCAGAGGGCCAGCTCTTGGAATCTTACTGGACCAAGCCGGGGCAGAAGGAACAGACGGTCACCTTCACTGCCCGGGGCATTGACCGCGTGATGCTGGACCCCGAGTATCTGTTCCCGGAACTAGATCGCCGCGACAACCAATACCGCCTGGGCCGCCTATTCCCCAAAGACGAGCCCCTGCACCTACAGCCGCTGGCCGGCGTAGAACGGAACGACCGTAAGCAGCTTTTTTGGGCACCTACCGCCGGCTATAACAGCGTAGACAAGTTGCAGGTGGGCGCCGCTTTTTATAACTCCTTACTCACCGAGCACAGGTTCAACTATCTGGTCATGCCCATGTACGGCTTCGGGAGCAGCCACTTGACGGGGTTAGCTGAGGTACGGTACCGAATTCCTGCGCAGGGATTCCTGAGGAAAGTAGAAATAAGCGTGCAGGCGCAGCGGTTCGCTACTTTTAAGGCCTTTACGCCCAGCCTCACCTTCAAGAATCGGTTGAACACCCCAGGCACGCCGCGCCAGCAGCTTTCTCTGGCCTATCATATTGTGTTGGATGACCTGGTCACTGACCTGGAAGCGCCCAGAGTGGCCTACCAATTATTCACAGAAAACGCCATAGCCGGCATTAAGGTAGACCTGGACGCAACCATGCACCGGTACCGCCTGATTCCCTCTTCCCCGGTGATCCTGACTGAAAAAGGCTTTACAGATTACAACCCCATCCGGCTGCGGCTCTCCGTTGACGCTTGGCGCAAGTACCAAGAAGACAAGGAAATACGACTGCGCGGCTTTGTAGGTGTCATGACCGGAGATCAATCGCCCCAAAACCTGTTTGTGTTGGGCTTGGCCGGAAGCCCAGATTACCTCAAGCAGACGCCTTTCTTTAACCGCCAGGACATGTTCACGCCCAGCGCCAGCAACCCGGCCGCCATTAGGCAAACCGACCGCCAGGATGGAGGTTTCCGTAACAGAGTCCCGGTCATCAGCAAAGAATGGATGGCTACCCTTAACTTGACGGCAGATTTACCCGTGACCCCGCTGGCTGCCTACCTGGACCTGGGCCGTATTCAGGAGCAAGACAAACTTTTCTACGGCACGGGCCTGCAATGGACCTTCCTGCGGAAGGCCGTCCAGATTTATTTTCCGGTGGCGGGCAGCAATTACTCCGGTGACTTGCCCAAGAGTTTCAAGGACTTTACCCGCAACATCCGGTACTCCGTGGACCTCCAGAAGCTAAACCCATTCCGGTTGCTGGATGAGATGCAGTAG
- a CDS encoding amidohydrolase: MNTFQKWTAVAGLLAVAHTAPAQNTNLHALIDQQADKLESKVIQWRRDIHQNPELSNREVKTAEKIAKHLKSLGFEVQTGVAKTGVVGILKGGQPGPVVALRADMDALPVTERNSLPFASKVKTTFNNQQVGVMHACGHDTHVAMLMGAAEILAQHKKDLKGTVKFIFQPAEEGAPAGEEGGADVMVAEGVLANPKVDAIFGIHINSATEVGTMKYRPQGTMASSDNFKIKVKGRQAHGAYPWMSVDPIVVSAQIINGIQTIVSRQMELTNEAAVITVGAIHGGVRTNIIPEEVEMIGTIRSLDPKMQDQLHEKLRRTAEMIAASAGATATVEIVKNTPITYNHEKLTAHMLPSLQTLAGQQNVVLTKAVTGAEDFAYYQQKVPGMFVFVGGMAKGQDPSKMPAHHTPDFMIDESGLKLGVRTLAYLAVDYLNNPLK, translated from the coding sequence ATGAACACATTCCAAAAATGGACAGCCGTGGCTGGCCTGCTGGCTGTGGCCCACACCGCCCCGGCCCAGAACACCAATCTGCACGCCCTCATAGACCAACAGGCAGATAAACTGGAGAGCAAGGTCATCCAATGGCGCCGTGATATCCACCAGAACCCTGAACTAAGCAACCGTGAGGTAAAGACCGCCGAGAAAATAGCCAAGCACCTGAAAAGCCTGGGTTTTGAGGTACAGACCGGTGTGGCCAAAACCGGCGTGGTGGGCATTCTCAAAGGTGGCCAGCCCGGACCCGTAGTGGCCCTTCGCGCCGATATGGACGCCTTGCCCGTGACTGAGCGTAACAGCCTGCCCTTTGCCTCTAAGGTGAAGACTACCTTCAATAACCAGCAGGTGGGCGTGATGCACGCTTGCGGCCATGACACCCACGTGGCCATGCTCATGGGGGCCGCCGAGATTCTGGCCCAGCACAAGAAAGACCTCAAAGGCACCGTCAAGTTCATTTTCCAGCCCGCTGAGGAGGGAGCCCCGGCCGGGGAAGAAGGCGGCGCCGATGTGATGGTGGCCGAAGGGGTGCTTGCCAACCCCAAAGTAGACGCCATTTTTGGCATTCACATTAACTCCGCCACTGAGGTAGGCACCATGAAATACCGTCCGCAGGGCACCATGGCCAGCTCAGATAACTTCAAGATCAAGGTGAAAGGCCGGCAGGCGCACGGCGCGTACCCCTGGATGAGCGTAGACCCCATCGTGGTGTCGGCGCAGATCATCAACGGCATCCAGACCATTGTGAGCCGCCAGATGGAGCTCACCAATGAAGCCGCGGTGATCACGGTGGGCGCCATCCACGGCGGGGTAAGGACCAACATCATCCCTGAGGAAGTGGAGATGATTGGCACCATTCGGTCGCTGGACCCCAAAATGCAGGACCAGCTCCATGAGAAACTGCGACGTACCGCCGAGATGATTGCCGCCAGCGCCGGCGCTACCGCTACGGTGGAGATTGTGAAAAACACGCCTATCACCTATAACCACGAGAAACTCACCGCCCACATGCTGCCTTCGTTACAGACGTTGGCGGGTCAGCAGAACGTGGTGCTTACCAAAGCCGTAACCGGGGCCGAGGATTTTGCCTACTACCAGCAGAAAGTGCCGGGTATGTTCGTGTTTGTGGGGGGTATGGCCAAAGGGCAGGACCCCTCTAAAATGCCGGCGCACCACACACCAGATTTCATGATTGACGAAAGCGGCCTGAAATTAGGCGTCCGCACGCTGGCCTACCTGGCCGTAGATTACCTGAACAACCCGTTGAAATAA
- a CDS encoding amidohydrolase, whose amino-acid sequence MLLPNRIFPLFVSFLALATAGFAQSATAPSQLDQLADKVEPKVIQWRRDLHQNPELGNFEVKTAEKIAKHLKSLGLEVKTGVARTGVVGILKGGQPGPVVALRADMDALPVVENNTHNLPFASKVKTTFEGQQVGVMHACGHDAHVAMLMGVAEVLSVMKKDLKGTVKFIFQPAEEGSAPGQVGGAKLMVQEGVLESPKVDAIFGLHIRSDVEVGTITYRPQGMMASSDNFKITVKGQQAHGGTPWMGVDPIVTSAYIVTALQTIVSRQMDVTNAGAVLTVGAINGGVRANIVPNQVEMIGTIRALDVPMQLQIHERLKKTATSIATGAGATAEVEIQEMTPVTYNHEKLTAHMLPSLQRVAGTSQVKLTKPVTIAEDYAYFQQKIPGLYLFLGGMPKGQDPATAPSHHTPDFYIEESGLKLGVKALAALAVDYLNNPLK is encoded by the coding sequence ATGCTTCTCCCTAATAGAATATTTCCCCTTTTTGTTAGCTTCCTGGCCCTGGCCACTGCCGGTTTTGCCCAAAGTGCTACGGCACCCTCCCAGCTAGACCAACTGGCAGACAAGGTAGAACCCAAAGTCATTCAATGGCGCCGCGACCTGCACCAGAACCCCGAGCTGGGAAACTTTGAGGTGAAGACTGCCGAGAAAATCGCGAAGCACCTGAAAAGCCTGGGGCTGGAGGTAAAGACCGGGGTAGCCAGAACCGGTGTGGTGGGTATTCTCAAAGGCGGACAGCCGGGGCCGGTAGTAGCCCTGCGGGCCGATATGGATGCCTTGCCGGTGGTGGAGAACAACACCCACAACCTGCCCTTCGCGTCTAAAGTGAAGACCACCTTTGAGGGACAACAGGTGGGCGTGATGCATGCCTGCGGCCATGATGCGCACGTGGCCATGCTTATGGGCGTTGCCGAGGTGCTGAGCGTAATGAAAAAAGACCTGAAAGGAACCGTCAAGTTTATCTTCCAGCCCGCCGAGGAAGGCTCGGCTCCCGGGCAGGTGGGTGGCGCGAAGCTGATGGTTCAGGAAGGTGTGCTGGAAAGCCCTAAGGTAGACGCCATTTTCGGGCTGCACATTAGGTCAGATGTGGAAGTGGGGACCATTACCTATCGGCCGCAGGGCATGATGGCCAGCTCAGATAACTTCAAGATTACCGTAAAGGGCCAGCAGGCGCACGGCGGAACCCCCTGGATGGGTGTGGACCCCATCGTGACCTCGGCCTACATTGTCACCGCGCTGCAAACCATTGTGAGCCGGCAGATGGACGTGACCAACGCCGGTGCCGTCCTTACGGTGGGAGCCATTAACGGCGGCGTGCGCGCCAACATTGTGCCCAACCAGGTGGAAATGATCGGGACCATCAGGGCCCTGGATGTGCCCATGCAACTACAGATTCATGAGCGCCTGAAGAAAACCGCCACTAGCATTGCCACCGGAGCCGGGGCTACCGCCGAGGTGGAGATTCAGGAGATGACGCCAGTGACCTACAATCATGAAAAACTTACCGCGCACATGCTGCCTTCGCTCCAGCGCGTGGCCGGTACCAGCCAGGTGAAACTGACTAAGCCCGTGACTATTGCCGAAGACTACGCCTATTTCCAGCAGAAAATACCGGGCCTCTACCTTTTCCTGGGCGGCATGCCCAAAGGTCAGGACCCTGCTACGGCACCTTCGCACCACACCCCAGATTTTTACATTGAGGAAAGCGGCCTGAAGTTAGGCGTGAAAGCGCTGGCGGCTCTGGCTGTTGACTACCTCAACAACCCTTTGAAGTAA
- a CDS encoding ATP-grasp domain-containing protein — protein MKLALVTYEAINSYGSISSAEDGLLTDFLSAKGLDITPEVWDNPAVNWEQYDLAIFKSPWDYFDKFAAFRAWLDKMETQGLRTLNPISTVKWNADKHYLLDVAAAGLPIVPTALLKKGTTVHLHEFFTQFQTEKLIIKPSVSGGAKNTFIVPREEEELAIPRLQELLASEDFLVQPFMPQIQEEGEWSFLFFNGHYSHCLLKSAKAGDFRVQHFFGGTIHPQEAPAHLLPQAQKLVDQFAKGCLYARVDGVAVGQELQLMELELIEPFLFLHTNPEGLENYYRALMEML, from the coding sequence TTGAAACTAGCATTAGTTACCTATGAGGCCATTAACAGCTATGGCTCCATTAGCAGCGCCGAAGACGGGTTGCTCACCGATTTCCTCTCCGCCAAAGGCCTGGACATTACCCCCGAAGTATGGGACAACCCCGCCGTTAACTGGGAGCAGTATGACCTTGCTATTTTCAAATCGCCATGGGATTACTTTGACAAGTTTGCCGCCTTCCGGGCATGGCTGGACAAGATGGAAACGCAAGGCCTCCGGACCCTGAACCCCATCTCCACCGTGAAGTGGAACGCCGACAAGCACTACCTGCTGGACGTGGCCGCGGCTGGCCTGCCCATTGTGCCCACGGCCTTATTGAAGAAAGGAACAACCGTGCACCTGCACGAGTTTTTCACTCAGTTCCAGACCGAGAAGCTCATTATCAAACCCAGCGTAAGCGGCGGTGCGAAGAACACCTTTATTGTGCCCCGCGAAGAAGAGGAACTGGCCATACCCAGGCTGCAGGAACTGTTGGCGTCTGAAGATTTTCTGGTGCAGCCGTTCATGCCCCAGATTCAGGAAGAAGGGGAGTGGTCGTTTCTGTTCTTTAATGGGCACTACAGCCATTGCCTGCTTAAGTCGGCGAAGGCCGGTGATTTCAGAGTGCAGCATTTCTTTGGGGGGACCATCCATCCGCAGGAAGCACCCGCGCACCTGTTGCCCCAAGCCCAGAAACTGGTGGACCAGTTCGCCAAAGGCTGCCTCTACGCCCGCGTAGACGGCGTAGCGGTAGGCCAGGAACTGCAATTGATGGAGCTGGAGTTAATTGAGCCCTTTCTGTTCCTGCACACCAACCCGGAAGGCCTTGAGAATTACTACCGCGCCTTAATGGAAATGCTGTAA
- a CDS encoding SDR family oxidoreductase has protein sequence MQNNRWSLEGRKALVTGGTKGIGAAIAEELLNLGAEVLIVARKELEVNQAVTDWRGRGLNASGMVADVSQPADRHNLIQLVENTWGALDILVNNVGTNIRKKIGDYTPEEYNYLLQTNLTSAFDLCRLSHPLLKQSGQGNVVNVSSVAGLGHVRTGAIYGMTKAAIIQLSKNLAGEWAPDGIRVNCVAPWYIRTPLAEQVLQNAEYLESVLSRTPSRTIGNPEDVSAAVAFLCMPAAAYITGQCIAVDGGMSINLFG, from the coding sequence ATGCAGAACAACCGTTGGAGTTTAGAGGGCCGCAAGGCTCTGGTAACCGGAGGCACCAAAGGCATAGGCGCCGCCATTGCGGAAGAATTACTTAACCTGGGGGCCGAGGTCCTGATTGTGGCGCGCAAGGAACTGGAAGTAAACCAGGCCGTCACCGATTGGCGCGGCCGTGGCCTGAACGCCTCGGGCATGGTGGCAGACGTCAGCCAGCCCGCCGACCGCCATAACCTCATTCAGTTGGTGGAGAACACGTGGGGGGCGCTTGATATTCTGGTGAACAACGTAGGCACCAACATCCGCAAGAAAATTGGCGACTACACGCCAGAGGAATATAATTACCTGCTGCAGACCAACCTCACCTCGGCGTTTGATCTTTGCAGGTTGTCGCACCCGCTCCTTAAGCAATCTGGGCAAGGCAATGTGGTGAACGTGTCGTCGGTGGCAGGTTTGGGGCACGTGCGCACCGGCGCCATCTACGGCATGACCAAGGCGGCCATTATCCAGCTTTCTAAGAACCTGGCCGGCGAGTGGGCACCAGACGGCATACGGGTGAACTGCGTGGCGCCCTGGTACATCAGAACCCCTCTAGCTGAGCAGGTGCTTCAGAACGCAGAATACCTGGAAAGCGTGTTAAGCCGCACCCCTTCGCGCACCATTGGCAACCCAGAGGATGTTTCTGCGGCCGTGGCCTTCCTGTGCATGCCCGCTGCTGCCTACATTACCGGCCAATGCATTGCCGTGGACGGCGGTATGAGCATTAACCTGTTTGGGTAA
- the rplS gene encoding 50S ribosomal protein L19, whose product MSDLIKLVEQEYTDKRASIPAFAAGDTVNIHVKIREGNKERIQQFQGVVLQRRNSGVSETFTVRKVSNQIGTERIFPLLSPNIEKIEVIRRGKVRRARLFYLRGLSGKAARIKERRS is encoded by the coding sequence ATGAGCGATTTAATCAAATTAGTAGAGCAGGAATACACAGATAAGCGTGCATCTATCCCTGCTTTTGCTGCTGGCGATACCGTGAATATTCACGTGAAAATACGTGAAGGTAACAAAGAGCGTATCCAGCAATTCCAAGGCGTGGTATTGCAACGCAGAAACTCTGGTGTTAGCGAGACTTTCACGGTAAGAAAAGTGTCTAACCAAATCGGGACTGAGCGTATTTTCCCGCTTCTTTCTCCAAACATCGAGAAGATTGAGGTTATCCGCAGAGGTAAAGTTAGAAGAGCCCGTCTGTTCTACCTGAGAGGCCTTTCTGGTAAAGCTGCCCGTATCAAAGAAAGAAGAAGCTAG
- the trmD gene encoding tRNA (guanosine(37)-N1)-methyltransferase TrmD, which translates to MTRFDIITCQPHLLTGPFDHSILKRAQDKGLVEVHLHDLRKYAINKHGQIDDYAFGGGAGMVLMIEPIAKCIRELQAQRSYDAVIYMTPDGQTLNQPMANRLSLLENVIILCGHYKGVDQRVRDMFITHEISIGDYVLSGGELAAAVLADSLIRLIPGVLNDESSALSDSFQDNLLAPPVYSRPADFEGRSVPDILLSGNTPKVEEWRFDQAVKRTKRLRPDLLAENKKSTD; encoded by the coding sequence ATGACGCGGTTTGATATCATCACCTGCCAGCCTCACCTGCTTACCGGCCCCTTTGACCACTCTATTCTAAAGCGGGCACAGGACAAAGGCCTGGTGGAGGTGCACCTGCATGACTTGCGCAAGTACGCTATCAACAAGCACGGCCAGATTGACGACTACGCCTTTGGCGGAGGCGCCGGCATGGTCCTGATGATTGAGCCCATTGCCAAGTGCATACGGGAGCTCCAGGCCCAGCGCAGCTATGATGCCGTGATCTACATGACCCCAGACGGCCAGACGCTGAACCAGCCCATGGCCAACCGGTTGTCACTGCTGGAGAACGTAATCATTCTGTGTGGCCACTACAAAGGTGTGGACCAGCGCGTGCGGGATATGTTCATTACCCATGAGATTAGCATAGGAGACTATGTATTGTCTGGCGGTGAACTGGCCGCGGCGGTGTTGGCAGACTCCCTGATCAGGCTCATCCCTGGGGTGTTGAATGATGAGAGCAGTGCGCTTTCAGACTCGTTCCAGGATAACCTGCTGGCCCCCCCGGTGTATTCCCGGCCCGCCGACTTTGAAGGGCGTAGCGTACCGGACATTTTGTTGTCTGGCAATACACCTAAGGTAGAGGAATGGCGGTTTGACCAGGCTGTGAAGCGGACCAAGCGTTTGAGGCCAGATTTACTGGCTGAGAATAAAAAAAGTACTGACTGA
- the rimM gene encoding ribosome maturation factor RimM (Essential for efficient processing of 16S rRNA) — MTLDACFQLGYIMKTHGTKGQVVAFFDVDFPEEYDELESVFLLINGKLVPFFIDDLNPQDRGRSIIRFEDVKTVADAEKLKGTAIYLPLNQLPELEEDQFYFHEVIGYTVVDEQLGELGTVSTFFDLPNQDLLAMDYQGHEVLIPVQDEIVLRTNKEERKIYVNLPEGLLEVYTQPSNRQVEEPPLEGEEDDDDDAV, encoded by the coding sequence ATGACGTTAGACGCCTGCTTTCAGCTGGGGTACATAATGAAGACGCATGGCACCAAAGGCCAGGTGGTCGCGTTCTTTGACGTTGACTTTCCGGAAGAGTACGATGAATTGGAATCAGTTTTCCTGTTGATAAACGGGAAGCTGGTTCCTTTTTTCATTGATGACCTCAACCCGCAGGACCGCGGCCGCAGCATCATCAGGTTTGAAGATGTGAAAACCGTGGCCGATGCCGAGAAACTCAAAGGCACCGCTATTTACCTACCCCTGAACCAACTGCCCGAGTTGGAAGAAGACCAGTTCTACTTCCATGAGGTGATTGGCTACACGGTGGTAGATGAGCAGTTGGGCGAGCTAGGCACGGTAAGCACCTTCTTTGACCTGCCCAATCAGGATCTACTGGCCATGGACTACCAGGGCCACGAGGTACTGATACCGGTACAGGACGAGATTGTGCTGCGCACCAACAAAGAGGAACGCAAGATCTATGTGAACCTGCCTGAGGGCCTGCTGGAAGTCTACACCCAACCCTCTAACCGCCAGGTGGAAGAACCACCCCTGGAAGGCGAGGAAGATGATGACGATGACGCGGTTTGA
- a CDS encoding 30S ribosomal protein S16 has protein sequence MAVKIRLARRGRKKAAMYDIVVADARSPRDGRFIEKLGTYNPLTNPATINFNEDKALDWVLKGAQPTDTVKAMLSYTGVMFRKHLQIGVAKGAITQDVADARYQEWKAAKDAKITGKVEKLGTEKSAKQKAALEAESKVNAARAEAIRLKNTPEPEAVVEEEAPVAAAEGEATEGEAEAPAADATEEAQA, from the coding sequence ATGGCTGTTAAAATCAGACTGGCCCGCAGAGGCCGCAAAAAAGCTGCGATGTATGATATCGTAGTTGCAGATGCCCGTTCACCACGTGATGGTCGTTTCATTGAGAAACTGGGTACGTACAATCCATTAACCAACCCTGCCACTATCAACTTCAACGAAGACAAAGCGTTGGATTGGGTATTGAAAGGCGCGCAACCAACTGACACCGTGAAAGCCATGCTTTCTTACACGGGTGTTATGTTCAGAAAACACTTACAGATTGGTGTTGCCAAAGGTGCTATCACCCAGGACGTGGCTGATGCCCGTTACCAAGAGTGGAAAGCTGCCAAAGACGCTAAAATCACTGGTAAAGTAGAGAAATTAGGTACTGAAAAATCTGCTAAGCAAAAAGCTGCTTTAGAGGCTGAGTCTAAAGTAAACGCTGCCCGTGCAGAGGCCATCCGTTTGAAAAACACGCCTGAGCCAGAAGCAGTAGTAGAAGAAGAAGCTCCAGTTGCCGCCGCCGAAGGTGAAGCCACTGAAGGCGAAGCTGAGGCTCCTGCCGCTGACGCTACTGAAGAAGCACAAGCTTAA